Proteins co-encoded in one Acidobacteriota bacterium genomic window:
- a CDS encoding tetratricopeptide repeat protein, with amino-acid sequence MATSARRGAVRHQTVGMLEEIFALLRILLQDAVILVAGFAVEFVFERWMHSEQPAFRVALNISSGFFLLLYGVMVTVHFVRYLREQVGTISPGAPGHAGTTGSTSAHGATGSAGSPGTLSSIEPAAQAALRQRYVAVGIGAAAAAALALAIAVGGGLYWNYWRRPALTEKDSILITDFVNTTGDAVFDGALKQGLATNLEQSPFLNIVPEETARQTMLLMNRQPDEPITRTLARDICQRKGIKAILSGSIAPMGNNYVIGLEALNCQTGEPLAREQVEAQGKEQILSALGTAASSLRGKLGETLTSIEKFNAPLAEATTSSLDALKAYSAGVAQVWQGAEVQSIPFFERAIELDPNFALAYWRLAVIYSNAGERERATEYNKKAFDLRDRVSELERYQIIDFKLFVAVELQEALKNQEQWKQAYPREWGAHNQLGNSYRALGQFEKAAEEYREAIRLNPDASVPHGNLAGMYQSLGRYDEAKQTIEQAKVRNLDNVAFYNSLYRLAFVQGDAAAMQRQVEGIKGQPREYTMLSTQAGAATVLGIRKQARELYSRSIELAQARNFKEDAALSAARVALADAHFGNYGATRTEVERALSIMRSAGALCNGAIAMGIAGTTAGATAPAQTLIAEMASRFPQDTYINAICIPAARAALELQRGNAAQAIQMLEAAIPYELGTLVGAAPYAAIYVRGLAYLKLPDGNKAAAEFQKILDHRGVAPTSERYALAHLGLARAWALAPGSNDNAAKARRAYQDFLALWKDADPDIPILIEAKKEYAKLK; translated from the coding sequence GTGGCGACATCTGCGCGGCGCGGCGCGGTGCGGCACCAGACGGTCGGGATGCTCGAGGAAATCTTCGCCCTGCTGCGCATCCTGCTGCAGGACGCCGTGATCCTGGTCGCGGGCTTCGCCGTCGAGTTCGTCTTCGAGCGCTGGATGCACTCCGAGCAGCCCGCCTTCCGCGTCGCGCTCAACATCTCATCGGGCTTCTTCCTGCTGCTCTATGGCGTGATGGTCACCGTGCACTTCGTGCGCTACCTCCGCGAACAGGTCGGGACGATCTCTCCGGGCGCGCCGGGCCACGCGGGCACGACTGGCTCGACCAGCGCTCATGGCGCCACTGGCTCTGCTGGCTCCCCCGGCACTCTAAGCTCCATCGAGCCGGCGGCGCAGGCGGCGCTACGCCAGCGTTACGTCGCCGTCGGCATCGGCGCGGCGGCGGCGGCGGCGCTGGCGCTGGCTATCGCCGTCGGCGGAGGGCTGTACTGGAACTATTGGCGCAGGCCGGCGCTCACCGAGAAGGACTCCATCCTCATCACCGACTTCGTCAATACCACGGGCGATGCGGTTTTCGACGGCGCGCTGAAGCAGGGGCTGGCGACCAATCTGGAGCAGTCGCCCTTCCTGAACATCGTTCCGGAGGAAACCGCGCGGCAGACCATGCTGTTGATGAACCGCCAGCCGGACGAGCCGATCACCAGGACGCTGGCGCGGGACATCTGCCAGCGCAAGGGCATCAAGGCGATCCTGTCCGGCTCGATTGCGCCGATGGGCAACAACTACGTCATCGGCCTGGAGGCCTTGAACTGCCAGACCGGCGAGCCGCTGGCCCGCGAACAGGTGGAAGCGCAAGGCAAGGAGCAGATACTTTCCGCGCTGGGCACTGCGGCGTCTTCGTTGCGCGGCAAGCTGGGCGAGACGCTCACCTCGATCGAAAAATTCAACGCCCCGCTGGCCGAGGCAACGACCTCTTCTCTCGACGCATTGAAAGCTTACAGCGCCGGAGTGGCGCAGGTTTGGCAGGGGGCGGAAGTCCAGTCCATTCCTTTTTTTGAGCGGGCCATTGAACTGGATCCCAATTTTGCGCTCGCCTACTGGAGACTGGCAGTGATCTATTCAAACGCCGGAGAGCGCGAACGCGCCACGGAGTACAACAAGAAGGCCTTTGATCTGCGCGACCGGGTGAGCGAGCTGGAACGATATCAGATCATAGATTTCAAACTGTTCGTTGCAGTGGAGCTCCAAGAGGCCTTGAAAAACCAAGAACAATGGAAGCAGGCCTATCCCCGTGAATGGGGTGCCCACAATCAATTGGGAAATTCCTACAGAGCTTTGGGACAGTTTGAGAAGGCCGCGGAGGAGTATCGGGAGGCGATCCGGCTCAACCCGGATGCTTCTGTTCCCCATGGCAACCTTGCAGGGATGTATCAAAGTCTCGGCCGGTATGACGAAGCCAAGCAGACGATCGAACAAGCGAAGGTGCGGAACCTGGACAACGTGGCCTTTTACAATTCGCTTTACCGGTTGGCATTTGTGCAGGGCGATGCGGCGGCCATGCAGCGGCAGGTTGAGGGAATCAAGGGCCAGCCGCGAGAGTATACGATGCTGTCCACCCAGGCGGGAGCCGCGACTGTTTTGGGGATCCGGAAACAGGCGCGGGAGCTTTATAGCCGCTCCATCGAGCTGGCGCAAGCCAGAAACTTCAAGGAAGACGCGGCTCTGTCTGCCGCCCGCGTGGCCCTGGCCGACGCTCACTTTGGCAATTACGGGGCGACCCGCACCGAGGTGGAGCGTGCCCTGAGCATCATGCGCAGCGCAGGCGCCTTGTGCAATGGGGCCATCGCCATGGGCATAGCCGGGACGACCGCCGGAGCAACCGCACCCGCGCAAACGCTGATTGCAGAGATGGCCAGCCGGTTTCCCCAAGATACCTATATCAATGCCATTTGCATTCCGGCGGCTCGTGCCGCCCTGGAACTGCAGCGCGGGAATGCTGCCCAGGCGATCCAGATGCTGGAGGCGGCCATCCCTTACGAACTTGGAACACTGGTGGGCGCTGCTCCCTATGCGGCGATTTACGTGCGCGGGCTGGCGTACCTGAAATTGCCGGACGGAAACAAGGCGGCGGCGGAGTTCCAGAAAATTCTGGACCACCGCGGCGTGGCCCCCACCTCGGAGCGCTACGCGCTGGCGCATCTGGGCTTGGCGCGGGCCTGGGCGCTGGCCCCCGGCTCAAACGACAATGCGGCCAAGGCGCGGCGCGCCTATCAGGACTTCCTCGCGCTATGGAAAGACGCCGACCCCGACATTCCCATCCTGATCGAAGCCAAAAAAGAATACGCCAAGCTGAAGTGA
- a CDS encoding sodium:proton antiporter, translating into MSQLGLVLLMFLIGLEFDFSHLNDNRRAALSISGAGIILPFGLGLALGFYMHPALGLEGSTLNFALFMAAAMSITAIPILGRIMIELNLQRTRLGALTISAAALDDASGWIILALVTAIVRSTLDPVRMTFMVGGVIVYGLVMFLAVRPLVCKWAREEVRKHDGALTLNVLAILLIMVFVSAVITNKIGIFSIFGGFAMGAILFDGREVLEAILARLHDFVAVFFLPIFFTYTGLRTDIGSMTGWTLWGFCGLVLAAAVVGKFGGCTLAARWSGMKWRESTIIGVMMNTRALMELIVINIGYDLGIIPKEVFFMLVFMAVVTTYMTTPLLTRLLRGSEAEADYLRSKFAITRSGFAS; encoded by the coding sequence ATGAGCCAACTGGGGCTGGTGCTATTAATGTTCCTGATCGGCCTGGAGTTTGACTTCAGCCATCTGAACGACAACCGGCGCGCCGCGCTGTCGATCTCCGGGGCGGGCATCATCCTGCCCTTTGGCCTAGGTCTCGCGCTGGGATTTTACATGCACCCGGCGCTGGGATTAGAGGGAAGCACGCTGAACTTTGCGCTGTTCATGGCAGCGGCCATGTCCATCACGGCCATCCCCATCCTGGGCCGCATCATGATCGAGTTGAATCTGCAACGCACGCGCCTCGGCGCGCTGACCATCTCGGCGGCGGCGCTGGACGACGCCTCGGGCTGGATCATTCTGGCGCTGGTTACGGCCATCGTGCGCTCGACGCTCGACCCGGTGAGGATGACCTTCATGGTGGGCGGCGTGATCGTCTACGGCCTGGTCATGTTCCTCGCTGTGCGGCCCCTTGTGTGCAAATGGGCGCGCGAGGAGGTCCGCAAGCATGACGGCGCGCTGACGCTGAACGTGCTGGCCATCCTGCTGATCATGGTATTCGTCTCCGCCGTCATCACCAACAAGATCGGCATCTTCTCCATCTTCGGCGGCTTCGCCATGGGCGCTATTTTATTTGACGGGCGCGAGGTGCTCGAAGCCATTCTGGCGCGCCTGCACGACTTCGTCGCGGTATTCTTCCTGCCCATCTTCTTCACCTACACCGGCCTGCGCACCGACATCGGCAGCATGACCGGATGGACGCTGTGGGGATTCTGCGGGCTGGTGCTGGCCGCGGCGGTAGTCGGCAAGTTCGGCGGCTGCACGCTCGCCGCGCGCTGGAGCGGCATGAAGTGGCGCGAGTCCACCATCATCGGCGTGATGATGAACACTCGCGCGCTGATGGAACTGATCGTGATCAACATCGGCTACGACCTCGGCATCATTCCCAAGGAAGTCTTCTTCATGCTGGTCTTCATGGCCGTGGTGACAACTTATATGACCACGCCGCTGCTGACCCGCCTGCTGCGCGGCAGCGAAGCCGAGGCGGATTATCTGCGCTCCAAGTTCGCCATAACCCGCAGCGGCTTCGCCTCTTAA
- a CDS encoding flavin reductase, whose amino-acid sequence MTVANADFRKVLGHFATGVTVITATLPDGKRFGFTVNAFSSVSLNPPLVLVCVGNGGEAGAAMSAATHFAVNILGEDQENISRQFSSKVPDRFEGVAVMAGASGAPILAGCIGTLECRKTSAHVEGDHSILIGEVLSAEAGSEGQPLLYFRSGYRRISAAL is encoded by the coding sequence ATGACGGTTGCCAACGCTGATTTTCGCAAAGTGCTGGGACATTTCGCCACCGGCGTTACCGTGATTACTGCCACGCTGCCGGACGGCAAGCGGTTCGGCTTCACCGTGAATGCATTTTCCTCGGTGAGCCTCAACCCACCGCTGGTGCTGGTCTGCGTAGGCAACGGTGGCGAGGCGGGAGCAGCGATGAGCGCGGCGACTCACTTTGCTGTGAATATACTGGGCGAGGATCAGGAGAACATCTCCCGCCAGTTTTCGTCGAAGGTTCCGGATCGCTTTGAAGGTGTGGCTGTAATGGCTGGCGCCAGCGGCGCGCCCATTCTGGCCGGTTGCATCGGAACGCTGGAGTGCCGCAAAACCTCTGCGCACGTGGAGGGGGATCACTCGATTCTGATTGGCGAAGTCCTCTCCGCCGAAGCCGGCAGCGAAGGCCAACCCTTGCTCTATTTCCGCAGCGGCTACCGCCGTATCAGCGCGGCACTGTGA
- a CDS encoding D-tyrosyl-tRNA(Tyr) deacylase → MRAVIQRVSRASVRVKETTGGGSTVGEIGAGLLVLLSVGKNDAADTVVYMADKVATLRIFEDADGKMNRSVIDIGGGVLAVSQFTLHGDVRKGRRPSFLDAAPPEIAEPLYQQFIAELRGMGVPVACGVFRATMEVELVNDGPVTILLDSLRQF, encoded by the coding sequence ATGCGAGCGGTTATACAGCGCGTTAGCAGAGCCAGTGTGCGTGTCAAGGAGACCACCGGCGGCGGAAGCACGGTCGGCGAGATCGGCGCCGGGCTGCTGGTGTTGCTGAGCGTGGGAAAAAATGATGCGGCAGACACCGTCGTTTACATGGCCGACAAGGTTGCCACCTTGCGCATCTTCGAGGATGCCGATGGCAAGATGAATCGCTCCGTGATCGACATCGGCGGCGGAGTGCTGGCCGTGTCGCAGTTCACGCTGCACGGTGACGTGCGCAAGGGCCGCCGCCCCAGCTTCCTCGATGCCGCGCCGCCGGAGATCGCCGAGCCGCTCTATCAGCAATTCATCGCGGAGTTGCGCGGCATGGGCGTTCCTGTCGCTTGCGGAGTCTTCCGCGCTACCATGGAAGTCGAGTTAGTCAACGACGGTCCAGTTACCATCCTGCTCGATAGTCTTCGCCAATTTTGA
- a CDS encoding radical SAM protein, whose translation MKLKDKQLAEYFLLPARSVLNPCTSPRLPFRWTINPYRGCEFGCKYCYARYTHEFMGLDDPLDFEEKIYSKQDAGEILRRELTRDPSGEIAVGTATDPYQPAERLYGTTRAILETLNEFRGLRVSITTKSDLVMRDIPLLREFAGENHLRIHLTITTLREDLARLLEPRAPRPELRLKAVRALVDAGIHVSVFAMPVLPGITDGHGELEMLAERAAAAGASYLAVNVLFLQPSAKAAFLPFLKEHFPHLMLRYEKLYSSGPYLRGDYERQLQERVAALRTKHGLNSPSPGPHLPPFGIRSQLQLFSC comes from the coding sequence CTGAAACTAAAGGACAAGCAATTAGCGGAATACTTCCTGCTGCCCGCGCGCTCCGTCTTGAATCCCTGCACCAGTCCGCGCCTGCCCTTCCGCTGGACGATCAACCCGTATCGCGGCTGTGAGTTCGGCTGCAAGTATTGCTACGCGCGCTACACCCACGAGTTCATGGGACTGGACGATCCGCTCGACTTCGAAGAGAAGATTTACAGCAAGCAGGACGCTGGAGAAATCCTGCGGCGCGAGCTCACGCGCGACCCCTCTGGCGAGATTGCCGTCGGCACGGCCACCGATCCCTACCAGCCAGCCGAGCGCCTGTATGGAACGACGCGCGCGATACTCGAAACGCTCAATGAGTTTCGCGGACTGCGTGTCTCCATCACCACCAAGTCGGACCTGGTCATGCGGGATATACCGCTGCTGCGGGAATTCGCTGGTGAGAATCACCTGCGCATTCATCTCACCATCACCACTCTGCGGGAAGACTTGGCGCGGCTTCTGGAGCCACGCGCACCGCGCCCGGAGCTGAGACTGAAGGCCGTCCGTGCGCTGGTGGACGCTGGGATTCACGTGTCCGTGTTCGCCATGCCGGTGCTGCCGGGAATCACGGATGGCCACGGTGAGCTTGAAATGCTAGCCGAGCGGGCCGCCGCCGCGGGAGCGTCGTATCTTGCCGTGAACGTACTCTTCCTGCAGCCGTCGGCCAAGGCAGCTTTCCTGCCATTTCTCAAAGAGCACTTCCCGCACCTGATGCTGCGCTACGAAAAGCTCTATTCATCCGGCCCCTATCTGCGCGGGGATTATGAACGACAGTTGCAGGAGCGCGTCGCGGCTCTGCGGACCAAACATGGGCTGAACAGTCCATCTCCAGGACCGCATCTGCCACCGTTCGGAATACGATCGCAGCTCCAACTGTTCTCCTGCTGA